A section of the Deltaproteobacteria bacterium genome encodes:
- the acnA gene encoding aconitate hydratase AcnA has translation MTKTADSFKTRGTLAVDGSEFVIYRLDALGERAAWLPLSLKVLLENLLRREDGRTVTRAHIEALLAWDPKARPEREIPFMPARVLLQDFTGVPAVVDLAAMREAMRRLGGDPARINPLQPADLVIDHSVQVDAYGSPAAFRTNVDLEFVRNRERYAFLRWGQQAFRNFRVVPPDTGIVHQVNLEYLAPVVFHAGEDGVQLAYPDTVLGTDSHTTMVNGLGVVGWGVGGIEAEAAMLGQPTVMLIPQVLGFRLHGRLAPGATATDVVLTVTQMLRKKGVVGKFVEFYGPGLASLAAADRTTIANMAPEYGATIGFFPVDEETLAYLRLTARDPARVALVAAYTRAQGLFRAADMPEPEFSDHLELDLGSVEPSLAGPRRPQDRVPLRGAKAAWREALKEFVKDAPAEGRSVPVEMGGERGELRDGSVVIAAITSCTNTSNPSVMLAAGLLARKAAAGGLRVRPWVKTSLAPGSKVVTRYLDAAGLLPDLERLGFHLVGYGCTTCLAAGTPVLLANGTSRRIEELPEAGGAVVFGPTADGRLTPAIQSGAYAKGEQDCVALVLQDGRELVCTPDHAILRSDGRWVRADELVPDEDRVVVGLESPVDEAGADERGYALRAGGMIFTMSGPHERLRMLAFARLLGHLLGDGSISVAGQGRMNVGQAVDREAVLNDIEVVTGKRPSGMRYDERKWSIVLPSELTRAIVALPGVRVGRRIDQPPRLPDFVLDANCPVAVVREFLGGVFGADGTAPVLKRQSAREENSILERPAYSQTARPEHAAEMKRVMDQLVQLLGRCGVETEGARVYEFPVRRATSSYPAADGGWLEIRLQLSDGLSFVERVGFRYCVDKSLRSSAAAVYWRTVDGIHRQRQWMANRLGELHRDRPGMSFRQARELVGARLRESEAVVYPHYSLLTGHDRFDRLPAPGDRKFRPLHRESCGFPPPVETLREIGARDWFAPLCSRAETPSEKHYCVEKDATAFPIMTLKLLERRRAGRRQVFDLSVEGVHSFIAGTVAVHNCIGNSGPLPEPVAAAVRQGNLVAAAVLSGNRNFEGRINPLVRANYLASPPLVVAYAVAGTVDFDPERDPLGTGRDGRPVFLRDVWPTPAEVSAAMAAVKPELFREEYARVSEGDEHWRSMPVPAGDLYAWDPASTYIKRPPFFEGMGPAATPPTDVRGARVLALLGDSITTDHISPAGSIPADAPAGRYLISLGVEPKDFNSYGARRGNHEVMVRGTFANIRLRNLLVPGVEGGWTLHLPGGERLSIYDAAMRYRTDAVPLLVIAGKEYGAGSSRDWAAKGTLLLGVRAVLAESFERIHRSNLVGMGVLPLEFLPGDSAGSLGLTGREVYDVEGIADGLTPGKRVTVRVMADGGQVRQFGAIARVDTPDDVEYYRHGGLLPYVLRGLARARAA, from the coding sequence ATGACGAAGACGGCGGACAGCTTCAAAACTCGCGGCACGCTCGCGGTCGACGGAAGTGAGTTCGTCATCTACCGCCTCGACGCGCTCGGTGAGCGCGCCGCGTGGCTGCCGCTCTCCTTGAAGGTGCTGCTCGAGAACCTGCTCCGGCGCGAGGACGGCCGCACCGTCACGCGCGCCCACATCGAGGCGCTCCTCGCCTGGGACCCCAAGGCCCGGCCCGAGCGCGAGATCCCCTTCATGCCCGCGCGCGTGCTGCTCCAGGACTTCACCGGCGTGCCCGCCGTCGTCGACCTGGCGGCCATGCGCGAGGCGATGCGGCGCCTGGGCGGCGATCCGGCCCGCATCAACCCGCTCCAGCCCGCGGACCTGGTGATCGACCACTCGGTGCAGGTCGACGCCTACGGCTCCCCGGCCGCCTTCCGCACGAACGTCGACCTCGAGTTCGTCCGCAACCGCGAGCGCTATGCGTTCCTGCGCTGGGGCCAGCAGGCCTTTCGCAACTTCCGCGTGGTCCCGCCCGACACCGGCATCGTGCACCAGGTGAACCTCGAGTACCTCGCCCCGGTCGTGTTCCACGCGGGCGAGGACGGCGTACAGCTCGCCTACCCCGACACCGTCCTCGGCACCGACTCCCACACCACCATGGTGAACGGCCTCGGCGTGGTCGGCTGGGGGGTGGGCGGGATCGAGGCCGAGGCGGCGATGCTCGGCCAGCCGACGGTGATGCTCATCCCGCAGGTCCTCGGCTTCCGCCTCCACGGCCGGCTCGCCCCCGGCGCGACGGCGACCGATGTCGTGCTCACCGTGACGCAGATGCTCCGCAAGAAGGGCGTGGTCGGCAAGTTCGTCGAGTTCTACGGGCCGGGGCTCGCGAGCCTCGCGGCCGCCGATCGCACGACCATCGCCAACATGGCGCCCGAGTACGGCGCCACGATCGGGTTCTTCCCGGTGGATGAGGAGACGCTCGCGTATCTCAGGCTCACCGCTCGCGATCCGGCGCGCGTCGCCCTGGTGGCCGCGTACACCCGAGCGCAGGGACTCTTCAGGGCGGCCGACATGCCCGAGCCCGAGTTCAGCGACCACCTGGAGCTCGACCTCGGCTCCGTCGAGCCGAGCCTGGCCGGCCCCAGGCGTCCGCAGGACCGAGTGCCGCTCCGCGGCGCCAAGGCCGCGTGGCGCGAGGCGCTCAAGGAGTTCGTCAAGGACGCGCCGGCCGAGGGCCGCAGCGTGCCCGTCGAGATGGGCGGCGAGCGCGGCGAGCTGCGCGACGGCTCGGTCGTGATCGCGGCGATCACCAGCTGCACGAACACGTCGAACCCGTCGGTCATGCTCGCCGCGGGACTCCTCGCCCGCAAGGCGGCGGCCGGCGGGCTCCGCGTGCGGCCATGGGTCAAGACGAGCCTCGCGCCGGGCTCGAAGGTCGTGACCCGCTACCTCGACGCCGCGGGGCTCCTCCCCGACCTCGAGCGGCTCGGCTTCCACCTCGTCGGCTACGGCTGCACGACGTGCCTAGCGGCCGGAACGCCGGTGTTGCTCGCCAACGGCACGTCTCGCCGCATCGAGGAGCTCCCGGAAGCCGGCGGTGCAGTGGTGTTCGGGCCGACCGCGGACGGCCGGCTCACGCCCGCTATCCAGTCGGGAGCGTACGCGAAGGGCGAACAGGACTGCGTCGCCCTCGTGTTGCAGGACGGCCGCGAGCTCGTTTGCACCCCCGACCACGCGATCCTCCGCTCGGACGGTCGATGGGTACGCGCCGACGAGCTCGTGCCCGACGAGGATCGCGTCGTCGTCGGCCTGGAATCGCCCGTCGACGAAGCTGGCGCCGATGAGAGGGGCTACGCGCTCCGCGCCGGCGGGATGATCTTCACGATGAGCGGGCCGCACGAGCGGCTCCGCATGCTGGCATTCGCCCGGCTGCTCGGTCACCTGCTCGGCGACGGCTCGATCAGCGTCGCCGGTCAGGGGCGGATGAACGTCGGGCAGGCGGTCGATCGCGAGGCGGTGCTGAACGACATTGAGGTAGTCACCGGCAAGCGTCCGAGCGGCATGCGGTACGACGAGCGGAAATGGAGCATCGTGCTGCCGAGCGAGCTCACGCGTGCGATCGTCGCGCTGCCCGGCGTGCGAGTCGGGCGGCGGATCGACCAGCCGCCCCGGCTGCCCGACTTCGTGCTGGATGCGAACTGCCCCGTCGCGGTCGTGCGCGAATTCCTGGGCGGCGTCTTCGGGGCCGACGGCACGGCGCCGGTGCTGAAACGGCAGAGCGCTCGCGAGGAGAATTCCATCCTGGAACGGCCGGCGTATTCCCAGACCGCGCGCCCGGAGCACGCCGCGGAGATGAAGCGGGTGATGGACCAGCTCGTCCAGCTCCTCGGCCGCTGCGGGGTCGAGACGGAGGGCGCTCGCGTGTACGAATTCCCGGTGCGCCGCGCCACGTCGAGTTATCCAGCCGCGGACGGCGGGTGGCTCGAAATTCGGTTGCAGCTCTCGGACGGGCTCTCGTTCGTGGAGCGCGTCGGCTTCCGTTACTGCGTGGACAAATCGCTGCGCTCGAGCGCGGCGGCCGTCTACTGGCGGACCGTGGACGGCATCCACCGGCAGCGGCAGTGGATGGCGAACCGGCTCGGCGAGCTGCATCGCGACCGGCCCGGCATGTCGTTCAGGCAGGCCCGTGAACTGGTCGGCGCAAGACTTCGCGAATCCGAGGCCGTCGTGTACCCGCACTACTCCCTCCTGACGGGGCACGACCGCTTCGACCGCCTGCCAGCGCCGGGCGACCGCAAGTTTCGACCGCTGCACCGCGAAAGCTGCGGCTTTCCGCCGCCGGTAGAGACGCTCCGGGAGATCGGCGCCCGCGACTGGTTCGCGCCTCTCTGCTCGCGAGCCGAGACACCATCCGAGAAGCACTACTGCGTGGAGAAGGACGCGACGGCCTTCCCGATTATGACGCTCAAGTTGCTGGAACGCCGACGCGCGGGCAGGCGGCAGGTCTTCGACCTGTCGGTCGAGGGTGTGCATTCGTTCATCGCCGGCACGGTCGCGGTCCACAATTGCATCGGCAACAGCGGGCCGCTCCCCGAGCCGGTGGCGGCCGCGGTCAGGCAGGGGAACCTGGTCGCGGCGGCCGTCCTGTCGGGGAACCGCAACTTCGAGGGCCGCATCAATCCGCTGGTGCGCGCCAACTATCTCGCATCCCCCCCGCTGGTCGTCGCCTATGCGGTGGCCGGCACCGTGGATTTCGATCCGGAGCGCGACCCGCTCGGCACGGGTCGCGACGGGCGGCCCGTGTTCCTGCGCGACGTCTGGCCGACGCCGGCGGAGGTCTCGGCCGCGATGGCGGCGGTCAAGCCGGAGCTCTTCCGCGAGGAGTACGCCCGCGTCTCCGAGGGGGACGAGCACTGGCGGTCGATGCCGGTGCCGGCGGGCGACCTCTATGCCTGGGACCCGGCCTCGACGTACATCAAGCGCCCCCCCTTCTTCGAGGGGATGGGGCCGGCGGCCACGCCGCCGACCGACGTGCGGGGCGCGCGCGTGCTGGCGCTCCTCGGCGACAGCATCACGACCGATCACATCTCGCCGGCGGGCTCGATCCCGGCGGACGCCCCCGCGGGCCGCTACCTGATCTCGCTCGGCGTCGAGCCGAAGGACTTCAACTCCTACGGCGCCCGGCGCGGCAATCACGAGGTGATGGTGCGCGGCACGTTCGCCAACATCCGGCTCCGGAACCTCCTCGTCCCCGGGGTCGAGGGCGGCTGGACGCTCCACCTGCCCGGCGGGGAACGCCTGTCGATCTACGACGCCGCCATGCGGTACCGAACCGACGCTGTCCCGCTGCTCGTCATAGCCGGCAAGGAGTACGGCGCCGGGTCGTCGCGCGACTGGGCAGCCAAGGGGACCCTCCTGCTCGGCGTCCGGGCCGTGCTCGCCGAGAGCTTCGAGCGCATCCACCGGAGCAACCTGGTCGGGATGGGCGTGCTGCCGCTCGAGTTCCTGCCGGGCGACAGCGCTGGCTCGCTCGGGCTCACGGGGCGCGAGGTGTACGACGTCGAGGGCATCGCCGACGGGCTCACGCCCGGCAAGCGCGTCACCGTGCGCGTCATGGCGGACGGCGGTCAGGTGAGGCAGTTCGGCGCCATCGCCCGCGTCGACACCCCCGACGACGTCGAGTACTACCGCCACGGTGGCCTGCTTCCCTACGTGCTGCGCGGGCTCGCCCGCGCCCGGGCCGCGTAG
- the thiC gene encoding phosphomethylpyrimidine synthase ThiC gives MRRVAQRECATPEFIRGEVARGRLVIPANKRHLAGSSGQPPVASNGRAGRPDPAVAHPGAGARARYWVNQTVAQRSVTIRDPDALRGERAPKRLDPTGIGRMITTKINANIGASPVSSSTAEEVEKLHWAQQYGADTLMDLSTGGDLAACRQAIIDHATIPIGTVPIYSMIVGRRIEDLTYDVILAEIERQARQGVDYFTIHAGVLREHLPLVGPRVTGIVSRGGSLLAKWMLHHGRQNPMYELFDEISAIMREYDVTYSLGDGLRPGCLADASDAAQLAELRTLGELVQRAREAGVQAMVEGPGHVPLDQIAWNMRIEQAICDDAPFYVLGPLVTDVFPGYDHITSAIGATEAARAGAAMLCYVTPKEHVGLPRAEDVKAGCIAYKIAAHAGDVARGIARARDWDDDLSRARAALNWPRQFELAFDGETARALHDEDLEVDTDFCAMCGHDWCSMRISKEIQEFASGKAAAFQPERKAVRSPGVGEEGRELLRQRARALPVVDGKHACHSDHVPDAERARVLQALSTKP, from the coding sequence ATGCGAAGGGTGGCCCAGCGCGAGTGCGCCACCCCCGAGTTCATCCGTGGCGAGGTCGCCCGCGGGCGCCTCGTGATCCCGGCCAACAAGCGGCACCTCGCGGGGAGCTCCGGCCAGCCACCCGTAGCCTCGAACGGCCGAGCGGGCCGTCCCGACCCGGCTGTCGCTCATCCCGGCGCGGGCGCCAGGGCCCGCTACTGGGTGAACCAGACGGTCGCCCAGCGCTCGGTCACGATCCGCGACCCCGACGCGCTCCGTGGCGAGCGGGCCCCGAAGCGCCTCGACCCGACGGGGATCGGGCGCATGATCACCACCAAGATCAACGCCAACATCGGCGCCTCGCCGGTGTCGAGCAGCACCGCCGAGGAGGTCGAGAAGCTCCACTGGGCGCAGCAGTACGGCGCCGACACGCTGATGGACCTGTCCACCGGCGGCGACCTCGCCGCCTGCCGCCAGGCGATCATCGACCACGCGACCATCCCGATCGGCACCGTGCCGATCTACAGCATGATCGTCGGGCGGCGGATCGAGGACCTCACCTACGACGTCATCCTCGCCGAGATCGAGCGCCAGGCGCGGCAGGGCGTCGACTACTTCACGATCCACGCCGGCGTGCTGCGCGAGCACCTGCCGCTCGTCGGCCCGCGTGTGACGGGGATCGTGTCGCGCGGCGGCTCGCTGCTCGCCAAGTGGATGCTCCACCACGGCCGCCAGAACCCCATGTACGAGCTCTTCGACGAGATCAGCGCGATCATGCGCGAGTACGACGTCACGTACTCCCTGGGAGACGGCCTCCGCCCCGGCTGCCTCGCCGACGCGAGCGACGCCGCGCAGCTGGCCGAGCTGCGGACGCTCGGCGAGCTCGTCCAGCGGGCGCGCGAGGCGGGCGTCCAGGCGATGGTCGAGGGGCCGGGCCACGTGCCGCTCGACCAGATCGCCTGGAACATGCGGATCGAGCAGGCGATCTGCGACGACGCCCCGTTCTACGTCCTCGGACCGCTCGTGACCGACGTCTTCCCGGGCTACGACCACATCACGAGCGCCATCGGCGCCACCGAGGCGGCGCGCGCCGGGGCCGCCATGCTCTGCTACGTGACGCCCAAGGAGCACGTCGGGCTGCCGCGCGCCGAGGACGTCAAGGCCGGCTGCATCGCCTACAAGATCGCCGCCCACGCCGGCGACGTCGCGCGCGGCATCGCGCGGGCACGCGACTGGGACGACGACCTCTCGCGGGCGCGCGCCGCGCTCAACTGGCCGAGGCAGTTCGAGCTCGCGTTCGACGGCGAGACGGCCCGCGCGCTGCACGACGAGGACCTGGAGGTCGACACCGACTTCTGCGCGATGTGCGGCCACGACTGGTGCAGCATGCGCATCTCGAAGGAGATCCAGGAGTTTGCGAGCGGCAAGGCTGCCGCTTTCCAGCCGGAGCGGAAGGCGGTGCGGAGCCCGGGTGTCGGGGAGGAAGGCCGCGAGCTGCTCCGGCAGCGGGCGCGCGCCCTGCCCGTGGTCGACGGCAAGCACGCCTGCCACAGCGACCACGTGCCCGACGCTGAGCGGGCACGCGTGCTTCAGGCGCTCTCCACGAAGCCGTAA
- a CDS encoding TOMM system kinase/cyclase fusion protein — MGGDPGDATSVGSIFQGGYEILTPLGSGSFGDVFRARQLSTGQDVAIKILRRRPDAAPGVRDEVERFRREMRLCARLSHPNIVRLIDSGETARGMLYAVFEYVPGETLRHLLDQEGKLSLPESVHLMTQVLDALSAAHASGVVHRDLKPENVMITKTGARRNALVLDFGLGGLTGDAGTWTLPRLTATHELMGTPCYAAPEQLRGEPPTTRSDLYSWGLTLLECLTGEVAVSGRSAHEVIYKQLGPDPVPIPAQLREHRLGRILEVVTAKPVEKREATVEGLLDALAHAETGLTGVVKPESAAPVTEGQKRQLTIVSCRIELARADRQELDFEEVDEVLHAQHAFVGEVAGRHAGRIASVLADRILLAFGYPKAQEDDARRAARAALEIVAGVGQSSARLEADRGLRLDVRAGIHTGLVVARELRHAGRLELSDLVGLTPQLAIRVEERAAPGEVLASAASVRLARGDIDAEPAGSLADRTGGVELPVYRLQRDQRFGRERQTIPWVQETPLVGRAGEVRQVVGLWQQVEGGTSRVVLVKGEPGIGKSRLVRELRRRIPSEAWLEARCTVEHQNTPLQPFADLLLSLGEPIEPLLVRVGLDVAETLPLVASLLGFPPDDRFPPPALLPDRRRELTLNAILALLLRLSHALPRALVLEDMQWADPTSLELATMLVQESCAAEAVAGDRPPRLLIVFTARTEFEQPWPAADVSVVQPSRLSRSGIEEMVQAALSSGRPLPGALLDVVVKHADGVPLFVEEVTRVLLESGSAWDNETSARDDYRFEIPTTLRELLAERIDRLSASARDTVQLAAVLGREFRYELLSAVARTDESLLRGDVRELLTAGLLHSRPSAPSETYVFKHALVRDAAYDSLVRGVRQALHARVANTLRERFPDATAHQPGILALHFEYGGDGSTAADYWQQAGDRAFRRAAYTEAIQQLERGLRLVETADDSPRRRARELELLVSLGTVQLSTKGMAAPEVEQLFARAQTLCEGVGGMISLKVLAGIASVLLARGDRRFEDLIPHLETLIHHSELASRITGHVSLATYFYFLGRYADTREHALAAKRLYRTETFQEFAREYGYDGGLHAFAYHCMCLWLLGYPEQAEASWQEMFAIAERSRNPYSMGMALAWGALLYHELGQPDRTGELAERLVSLANEQRLIMWLPAALVTRGGALLQRGHPEDAIGWIRQGADLYRMMGVRISYAPFLMYLAAAYRDAGMLAEGLAAVEESLSIARETFARYHEPELLRLRGELLYRAGDVEGAQASLRAALDIARRDQGKAYELRAATSLAVVLREVGRSDEARSLLAPVHGWFTEGSGWVDLRRAAALLAEMGSPSGASAAPP, encoded by the coding sequence ATGGGCGGGGATCCGGGCGACGCCACGTCCGTCGGTTCGATCTTTCAGGGGGGCTACGAGATCCTCACGCCCCTCGGGAGCGGCTCATTCGGCGACGTGTTTCGAGCCCGACAGCTCTCGACCGGTCAGGACGTGGCGATCAAGATCCTTCGCCGGCGCCCCGATGCGGCGCCGGGCGTGCGGGACGAGGTGGAGCGCTTCCGGCGTGAGATGCGTCTCTGTGCGCGGCTCTCTCACCCGAATATCGTCCGGCTGATCGACTCGGGAGAGACGGCGCGGGGCATGCTCTACGCCGTGTTCGAGTACGTACCGGGAGAGACTCTCCGCCACCTACTCGATCAGGAGGGGAAGCTCAGCCTGCCGGAGTCGGTTCACCTGATGACCCAGGTGCTCGATGCGCTCAGCGCCGCGCACGCGTCCGGCGTCGTCCACCGCGACCTCAAGCCGGAGAATGTGATGATCACCAAGACCGGCGCGCGGCGCAACGCGCTCGTCCTGGACTTCGGTCTCGGCGGACTCACCGGCGACGCAGGAACCTGGACCCTGCCGCGTCTCACCGCGACGCACGAGTTGATGGGAACGCCCTGCTACGCGGCGCCGGAGCAGCTTCGGGGCGAGCCTCCCACGACGCGCTCGGACCTCTACTCGTGGGGGCTCACGCTGCTCGAGTGCCTGACCGGCGAGGTGGCGGTGAGCGGGAGGTCCGCACACGAGGTGATCTACAAGCAGCTCGGCCCCGATCCGGTGCCGATTCCGGCGCAGCTGCGCGAACACCGTCTGGGTCGGATCCTCGAGGTCGTCACCGCCAAGCCGGTCGAGAAGCGCGAGGCGACCGTCGAGGGGCTGCTGGACGCGCTCGCCCACGCCGAAACGGGGTTGACGGGGGTCGTGAAGCCCGAGTCCGCCGCACCGGTCACCGAAGGGCAAAAACGCCAGCTGACGATCGTGTCGTGCCGCATCGAGCTGGCCCGTGCCGACCGCCAGGAGCTCGACTTCGAGGAGGTCGACGAGGTGCTGCACGCGCAGCACGCCTTCGTGGGAGAAGTCGCCGGGCGCCACGCGGGGCGGATCGCGAGCGTCCTCGCCGACCGGATCCTCCTGGCGTTCGGGTACCCGAAGGCCCAGGAGGACGACGCGCGGCGCGCCGCGCGCGCGGCGCTCGAGATCGTCGCCGGCGTAGGCCAGTCGAGCGCGCGTCTCGAGGCGGATCGGGGCCTGCGGCTCGACGTGCGGGCGGGGATCCATACCGGTCTCGTCGTCGCGCGCGAGCTCCGGCACGCGGGCCGCCTCGAGCTCTCGGACCTCGTCGGCCTGACCCCGCAGCTCGCCATCCGGGTCGAAGAACGCGCGGCGCCGGGCGAGGTGCTCGCCAGCGCCGCCTCGGTGCGACTGGCCCGCGGTGACATCGACGCCGAGCCGGCGGGCTCGCTTGCGGACCGCACCGGCGGCGTCGAGCTCCCCGTCTACCGGCTCCAGCGGGATCAGCGATTCGGCCGGGAGCGCCAGACGATCCCGTGGGTCCAGGAGACGCCGTTGGTCGGTCGCGCCGGGGAGGTGCGCCAGGTCGTCGGTCTGTGGCAGCAGGTGGAGGGTGGGACGTCGAGGGTAGTGCTGGTCAAGGGGGAGCCGGGGATCGGGAAGTCCCGTCTCGTTCGGGAGCTCCGGCGTCGCATCCCGTCCGAGGCGTGGCTCGAGGCGCGCTGCACGGTCGAGCACCAGAACACGCCGCTCCAACCGTTTGCCGACCTCCTCCTCTCGCTGGGTGAGCCCATCGAGCCGCTGTTGGTCCGCGTCGGCCTCGACGTGGCGGAGACGCTGCCGCTGGTCGCGAGCCTGCTCGGCTTCCCACCGGACGATCGATTCCCGCCGCCGGCACTGCTGCCCGATCGACGCAGAGAGCTCACGCTGAACGCGATCCTGGCGCTGCTCCTTCGCCTGTCCCACGCGCTCCCGCGGGCGCTCGTCCTGGAAGACATGCAGTGGGCCGACCCCACCTCGCTCGAGCTGGCGACCATGCTCGTGCAGGAGAGCTGCGCCGCCGAGGCCGTGGCCGGCGACCGACCGCCCCGACTCCTCATCGTGTTCACGGCGCGCACGGAGTTCGAGCAGCCCTGGCCGGCGGCCGACGTCTCGGTCGTCCAGCCCTCGCGGCTCTCGCGCTCGGGCATCGAGGAGATGGTGCAGGCGGCGTTGTCGAGCGGGCGGCCCCTGCCGGGAGCGTTGCTGGACGTGGTGGTGAAGCACGCGGACGGCGTGCCGCTGTTCGTGGAGGAGGTGACGCGCGTGCTCCTCGAGTCCGGCAGCGCCTGGGACAACGAGACGTCGGCGCGCGACGACTACCGGTTCGAGATCCCGACGACGCTGCGCGAGCTGCTGGCGGAACGCATCGACAGGCTGTCGGCCAGCGCCCGCGATACGGTTCAGCTCGCGGCCGTGCTCGGTCGAGAGTTCCGCTACGAGCTGCTGAGCGCCGTCGCCCGGACGGACGAGTCGCTGCTCCGCGGGGACGTCCGCGAGCTCTTGACCGCCGGCCTGCTGCACAGCCGGCCCAGTGCGCCGAGCGAGACCTACGTCTTCAAGCACGCGCTGGTGCGCGACGCCGCGTACGACTCGCTGGTGCGAGGCGTGCGCCAGGCGCTTCACGCGCGGGTCGCCAACACGCTGCGCGAGCGCTTCCCGGACGCAACCGCACATCAGCCCGGGATCCTGGCCCTCCATTTCGAGTACGGCGGCGACGGGTCGACCGCCGCCGACTACTGGCAGCAAGCGGGGGACCGTGCGTTCCGCCGCGCCGCGTATACCGAGGCGATCCAGCAGCTCGAGCGCGGTTTGCGGCTGGTCGAGACCGCCGACGACTCCCCGCGCCGGCGCGCGCGGGAGCTCGAGCTGCTGGTGTCTCTCGGCACCGTGCAGCTATCGACGAAGGGCATGGCAGCGCCGGAGGTGGAGCAGCTCTTCGCTCGCGCGCAGACCTTGTGCGAGGGCGTCGGCGGGATGATCTCGCTCAAGGTCCTCGCCGGGATCGCCAGCGTGCTCCTCGCCCGCGGCGATCGGCGCTTCGAGGACTTGATCCCCCATCTGGAGACGCTGATCCACCACTCCGAGCTGGCCTCCCGGATCACCGGGCACGTATCGCTGGCTACCTACTTCTACTTCCTGGGTCGCTACGCGGATACGCGCGAGCACGCGCTGGCGGCCAAGCGCCTCTACCGCACGGAGACGTTCCAGGAGTTCGCCCGCGAGTACGGGTACGACGGCGGTCTTCACGCATTCGCCTACCATTGCATGTGCCTGTGGCTGCTCGGATACCCCGAGCAGGCCGAGGCCTCGTGGCAGGAGATGTTCGCGATCGCGGAGCGGAGCCGGAACCCGTACTCGATGGGGATGGCGCTCGCATGGGGGGCGCTCCTGTACCACGAGCTCGGCCAACCGGATCGGACCGGGGAGCTGGCGGAACGGCTGGTGTCGCTCGCGAACGAGCAGCGTCTCATCATGTGGCTTCCGGCCGCACTGGTCACCCGTGGCGGCGCGCTCCTGCAGCGGGGCCACCCCGAGGACGCCATCGGCTGGATTCGCCAGGGCGCCGACCTCTACCGCATGATGGGAGTGCGGATCAGCTATGCTCCGTTCCTCATGTACCTGGCCGCCGCCTACCGCGACGCCGGCATGCTGGCCGAAGGGCTCGCGGCGGTGGAGGAGTCACTCTCCATCGCCCGCGAGACCTTCGCTCGCTATCACGAGCCGGAGCTGCTGCGCCTGCGAGGCGAGCTGCTCTACCGCGCGGGCGATGTCGAGGGGGCGCAAGCGAGCTTGCGGGCGGCGCTGGACATCGCGCGCCGCGACCAGGGGAAGGCGTATGAGCTCCGTGCGGCAACGAGCCTCGCCGTTGTCCTGCGCGAGGTCGGCCGCTCGGACGAAGCCCGCAGCCTGCTCGCGCCGGTGCACGGGTGGTTCACCGAGGGGTCGGGGTGGGTCGACCTGCGCCGGGCGGCGGCGCTGCTGGCGGAGATGGGCTCCCCGTCAGGGGCGTCGGCAGCCCCTCCATGA